A DNA window from Hordeum vulgare subsp. vulgare chromosome 1H, MorexV3_pseudomolecules_assembly, whole genome shotgun sequence contains the following coding sequences:
- the LOC123415986 gene encoding RNA polymerase II-associated protein 3 isoform X1, with protein sequence MAARYNRTNYSSYLNEEPMPDATSEKEQGNEYFKQKKFAEAIECYSRSVAMSPTAVAFANRAMAYLKLRRFEEAESDCTEALNLDDRYVKAYSRRITARKGLGKIKEAMDDAEFAVSVDANNPELRKQYSEIKALLMEKMAKRSSVQAKHTISEFDKAGDRKNTTSHAPSDPQKDSFMEVDSPGRAAAGIRELSAGVSKGGSGVILKDNNMQQSRDAKQKPGPEISVQELASRAASRYMSSTVKSVKTPKTAYDFEVSWRAISDDLTQQIQLLKSIPPERLPEIFKDALSSAFLIDIVKCTASIFRDDVVLAVSILENLAKVSRFDLIIMCLSPMHKSELRKIWGQTFLAETASPDQVEILRQLQAKYVQGGWHDDMFTLS encoded by the exons ATGGCGGCTCGGTACAATCGCACAAACTACTCTTCCTACCTGAATGAAGAACCAATGCCTGACGCCACGTCGGAAAAGGAACAG ggtaATGAGTATTTCAAACAGAAGAAGTTTGCTGAAGCAATCGAGTGCTACTCTAGAAGTGTTGCAATGTCGCCGACAGCTGTTGCCTTTGCCAACCGAGCTATGGCATATCTTAAACTAAGAAG atttgaagaggcagagagtgaTTGCACTGAGGCTCTGAATCTGGATGACCGTTATGTTAAAGCATACTCACGCAGAATTACTGCAAGAAAAGGACTTGGGAAGATTAAGGAAGCAATGGATG ATGCTGAATTTGCTGTAAGTGTCGATGCTAACAATCCAGAATTGAGGAAACAATATTCTGAGATAAAAGCTCTGCTCATGGAG AAAATGGCCAAGAGAAGTTCAGTTCAAGCTAAGCATACAATTTCTGAATTTGATAAAGCTGGTGATAGAAAAAATACCACTTCTCATGCACCAAGTGATCCCCAGAAG GACAGTTTCATGGAAGTTGATTCACCTGGGAGAGCTGCGGCTGGGATCAGAGAATTATCAGCTGGTGTGTCCAAAGGAGGATCTGGTGTAATCCTCAAAGACAACAATATGCAG CAATCTCGAGATGCTAAACAAAAGCCTGGGCCAGAAATATCAGTGCAAGAGCTTGCATCACGTGCTGCTTCACGCTATATGTCCAGCACTGTAAAAAGTGTGAAGACACCAAAGACAGCTTATGATTTTGAGGTTTCTTGGAGAGCTATCTCTGACGACCTTACCCAGCAAATACAGTTGCTAAAG TCAATTCCACCAGAGAGACTACCAGAGATTTTTAAGGATGCACTTTCATCAGCTTTTCTGATTGATATCGTGAAGTGCACAGCCTCAATTTTCCG GGATGATGTAGTGTTAGCAGTTAGCATTTTGGAGAATTTGGCTAAAGTTTCTCGCTTTGACTTGATCATCATGTGCCTCTCACCCATGCATAAATCTG AACTGCGGAAGATATGGGGTCAAACATTCCTTGCCGAGACTGCATCGCCAGATCAAGTTGAAATCCTCAGGCAGCTGCAAGCCAAGTACGTTCAAGGAGGATGGCATGATGACATGTTCACTTTGAGCTAA
- the LOC123415986 gene encoding RNA polymerase II-associated protein 3 isoform X2 has product MAARYNRTNYSSYLNEEPMPDATSEKEQGNEYFKQKKFAEAIECYSRSVAMSPTAVAFANRAMAYLKLRRFEEAESDCTEALNLDDRYVKAYSRRITARKGLGKIKEAMDDAEFAVSVDANNPELRKQYSEIKALLMEKMAKRSSVQAKHTISEFDKAGDRKNTTSHAPSDPQKDSFMEVDSPGRAAAGIRELSAGVSKGGSGVILKDNNMQQSRDAKQKPGPEISVQELASRAASRYMSSTVKSVKTPKTAYDFEVSWRAISDDLTQQIQLLKSIPPERLPEIFKDALSSAFLIDIVKCTASIFRTAEDMGSNIPCRDCIARSS; this is encoded by the exons ATGGCGGCTCGGTACAATCGCACAAACTACTCTTCCTACCTGAATGAAGAACCAATGCCTGACGCCACGTCGGAAAAGGAACAG ggtaATGAGTATTTCAAACAGAAGAAGTTTGCTGAAGCAATCGAGTGCTACTCTAGAAGTGTTGCAATGTCGCCGACAGCTGTTGCCTTTGCCAACCGAGCTATGGCATATCTTAAACTAAGAAG atttgaagaggcagagagtgaTTGCACTGAGGCTCTGAATCTGGATGACCGTTATGTTAAAGCATACTCACGCAGAATTACTGCAAGAAAAGGACTTGGGAAGATTAAGGAAGCAATGGATG ATGCTGAATTTGCTGTAAGTGTCGATGCTAACAATCCAGAATTGAGGAAACAATATTCTGAGATAAAAGCTCTGCTCATGGAG AAAATGGCCAAGAGAAGTTCAGTTCAAGCTAAGCATACAATTTCTGAATTTGATAAAGCTGGTGATAGAAAAAATACCACTTCTCATGCACCAAGTGATCCCCAGAAG GACAGTTTCATGGAAGTTGATTCACCTGGGAGAGCTGCGGCTGGGATCAGAGAATTATCAGCTGGTGTGTCCAAAGGAGGATCTGGTGTAATCCTCAAAGACAACAATATGCAG CAATCTCGAGATGCTAAACAAAAGCCTGGGCCAGAAATATCAGTGCAAGAGCTTGCATCACGTGCTGCTTCACGCTATATGTCCAGCACTGTAAAAAGTGTGAAGACACCAAAGACAGCTTATGATTTTGAGGTTTCTTGGAGAGCTATCTCTGACGACCTTACCCAGCAAATACAGTTGCTAAAG TCAATTCCACCAGAGAGACTACCAGAGATTTTTAAGGATGCACTTTCATCAGCTTTTCTGATTGATATCGTGAAGTGCACAGCCTCAATTTTCCG AACTGCGGAAGATATGGGGTCAAACATTCCTTGCCGAGACTGCATCGCCAGATCAAGTTGA